The proteins below come from a single Aspergillus oryzae RIB40 DNA, chromosome 5 genomic window:
- a CDS encoding glutaminyl-peptide cyclotransferase family protein (glutaminyl cyclase), translating to MRILEVGILAMSILCFVDAHGNLSNADLEALLHPDGDTNIQTILAPLLRPRVPGTPGSELVRNYIIQFFNSALPLWTTELQVSSSKTPVSGSQRIPFVNIIAYRSPPGLNETDVGWLTLVAHYDSLKDPEGFIGAIDSAAPCSIIMSAVRSIDAALTRKWDNMSSIPGGTHEQYGIQVIFTDGEESFGNTLTANDGLYGSRSLAAHWAVDKYPSTAKYETRLSSISLLVLLDLLGAKNPQIASYYPVTHFDYQRLAALESRLRELGQLKSSGIHGKSWFVDRTTDVRSLKRQPVEDDQVPFSGLGVKVLHVIDADPTTGEFPSVWHTPDDDENHLDFDTIRDWSLLITAFAAEWLGLQGFMDN from the coding sequence ATGCGGATATTGGAAGTGGGCATTCTTGCCATGTCAATCTTATGCTTCGTCGACGCTCATGGAAACTTATCCAACGCCGACCTAGAGGCGCTTCTTCACCCCGACGGTGATACCAACATTCAAACGATCCTTGCGCCTCTCCTCCGGCCTCGAGTTCCAGGAACACCCGGCTCAGAGTTAGTACGAAACTATATCATCCAATTTTTCAACTCAGCTCTTCCACTGTGGACGACAGAGCTGCAGGTATCGTCATCCAAGACCCCCGTCTCCGGAAGCCAAAGGATCCCATTCGTGAATATCATTGCCTATCGTAGTCCTCCAGGATTAAATGAAACCGACGTTGGTTGGCTCACACTAGTCGCACACTACGACAGCTTGAAAGACCCGGAAGGATTCATCGGCGCAATCGATAGCGCAGCTCCGTGCAGTATCATCATGAGCGCAGTGCGCAGCATTGACGCAGCCTTGACTCGCAAATGGGATAATATGTCCTCCATTCCAGGTGGTACCCACGAACAATATGGCATACAAGTCATTTTCACGGACGGTGAGGAGAGCTTCGGCAATACGTTGACCGCAAACGACGGGCTCTACGGATCTCGGTCCTTAGCTGCGCATTGGGCGGTGGATAAGTATCCCTCCACTGCGAAGTATGAGACTCGACTTTCCTCGATCTCTCTACTTGTGCTATTGGACCTTCTGGGAGCCAAGAATCCGCAGATCGCGTCCTACTACCCCGTCACTCACTTTGACTATCAGCGACTAGCGGCATTGGAAAGCCGTCTGAGAGAGTTGGGACAATTAAAGTCATCCGGGATACACGGCAAGTCTTGGTTTGTTGATCGCACGACCGATGTTCGAAGTCTTAAGCGCCAACCTGTCGAGGATGACCAGGTTCCATTCTCTGGCCTAGGGGTCAAGGTATTGCATGTCATTGACGCTGACCCTACTACGGGGGAGTTTCCTAGTGTTTGGCACACACCAGACGATGATGAAAACCATTTGGATTTTGACACTATCCGAGACTGGAGCCTCCTGATAACAGCTTTCGCGGCGGAGTGGCTAGGGCTGCAGGGGTTTATGGATAACTAG
- a CDS encoding uncharacterized protein (predicted protein), which produces MVVSCLLGLINIGSDVALKDILSMAVSGLYLSYLAVGSLLLYRRVCGHIRPSSECEDTTVNVPNAPLVWGPFRVPGILGMVNNGFAVCYMIILLAHESRGGL; this is translated from the exons ATGGTTGTCTCGTGTCTTCTTGGGCTGATTAATATCGGCTCCGATGTGGCGCTGAAAGATATCCTATCCATGGCTGTGTCTGGCCTCTACCTCTCATACCTAGCAGTTGGAAGCCTGCTTCTCTACCGGCGTGTATGTGGCCACATCCGCCCCAGTAGTGAGTGCGAGGATACGACTGTGAATGTCCCCAATGCTCCGTTAGTATGGGGGCCGTTCCGAGTTCCTGGTATTCTGGGGATGGTAAACAACGGATTTGCTGTTTGCTACATGATTATC CTTTTGGCCCACGAAAGCCGCGGTGGATTATAA
- a CDS encoding tyrosinase family protein (predicted protein): protein MATSERGKLFVSSGVEINHPAVGRERTGGCRPEDAQIRKEWRELTQEERQQFTDAVRCLQSIPTTLADDLRQIYPGVQTRYDEFLATHINLTSVIHQTADFLAWHRYFIHTFEQDLKSKCQYTGSLPYWDWGLDAENPHLSVLFNGDEYSMGSNGAFIPNRDPAYWPAIHEYIPVGTGGGCVYEGPFSNYTINMGPIDGAGQKAVNYRFEHHPHCLKRDINPTVTRASVTFRHITELILSYDTIEWFQGVMQKDPRFSVPSVPYGVHRGGHVGVGMVMGDAAGSPGDPMFYLHHAQIDRVWTIWQGLDPDTRRHAIWGTHTIVDTPPTANMTLDDMIDFGFVSEPVQFRDLMDTLDGPFCYYYT, encoded by the exons ATGGCTACATCGGAGCGCGGAAAGCTTTTTGTGTCCTCCGGAGTGGAAATCAACCATCCAGCGGTCGGT agagaaaggacagGAGGCTGTCGGCCCGAGGACGCCCAAATCCGTAAAGAATG GCGTGAGCTGACCCAAGAGGAACGACAGCAGTTTACCGACGCTGTTCGGTGCCTGCAGAGCATTCCAACCACCCTGGCAGACGATCTACGCCAGATTTATCCTGGAGTGCAGACCCGTTATGACGAATTTCTGGCTACACACATTAATCTCACCAGTGTTATCCATCAGACT GCGGACTTCCTTGCCTGGCATCGCTACTTTATCCACACGTTCGAGCAAGATCTCAAATCAAAATGCCAATACACCGGCTCCCTCCCTTACtgggattggggtttggaCGCAGAGAACCCTCACCTCTCTGTTCTGTTCAACGGAGACGAGTACAGCATGGGATCGAACGGTGCATTCATCCCGAACAGGGATCCGGCTTACTGGCCCGCAATCCATGAGTACATCCCCGTGGGCACGGGCGGAGGATGTGTTTATGAGGGTCCCTTTTCAAACTACACCATCAACATGGGTCCCATTGATGGCGCGGGCCAGAAAGCAGTGAATTACCGCTTCGAGCATCATCCTCACTGTCTCAAACGAGACATCAACCCAACTGTCACACGGGCGTCCGTGACCTTTCGTCACATCACGGAGCTGATCCTCTCATACGACACCATTGAGTGGTTCCAGGGCGTGATGCAGAAAGACCCTCGATTCTCTGTACCATCTGTGCCGTACGGCGTTCATCGCGGTGGTCACGTCGGGGTGGGTATGGTCATGGGCGACGCAGCTGGTAGTCCAGGTGATCCGATGTTTTATCTGCATCATGCGCAGATTGATCGAGTATGGACCATCTGGCAGGGGTTGGATCCAGACACGAGAAGACATGCCATCTGGGGCACGCATACGATCGTTGACACTCCCCCAACGGCGAATATGACGttagatgatatgattgattTTGGATTCGTGTCTGAGCCAGTCCAGTTCCGGGATTTGATGGATACGCTTGATGGGCCGTTTTGCTATTATTATACTTGA
- a CDS encoding uncharacterized protein (amino acid transporters), with product MEKSTLAEDAIQPTGYYNEYDAPPKDELQLNVGGRGATQRRLRNYHVTMIGFCSGIGTGLFVGTGAAYAKAGPAGLLLAYIVVGLVLWCVMQSIGELATLLPTAGSFPHWATRFIDPAVGFSLAISYGYCYTIAIASEVSAAAVIVSYWTDLTPAVVITVGLVLILASNLMSVRFYGETEVFGGAVKVLCFLGLVIVSIVITAGGANNDSIGFRYWNDPGPWTNYNGITGPTGHFLGFLSSFVNASFSFIGVETVVITAAESVNPHHAIPKAARRVTYRIAFFYILGALLIGIIVDPRNPALVSGSDNANSSPFVIAIKEAGINALPSIVNACILVAAWSAGNSYCWVGSRMIVAMTTDHQLPQVFGRVTKKGVPYVAVITAWLFGPLAYLSLGSGGAAQAFTWLLNLSTVAGLIAWATLSFCYIRFHSAMKAQGVSRDTLPWKAPLQPYAAWVGFIGSTIIVLVAGFPVFLKGNWSSSDFVASYIGIPIFIVPIIGWKLFKRTKFVRSAEIDLWSGRLQEGEILVQQRVPRNLWERFVDWLV from the exons ATGGAGAAGTCCACTTTGGCGGAGGACGCCATCCAGCCAACAGGCTACTACAACGAGTATGATGCGCCTCCCAAGGACGAACTCCAGCTCAACGTAGGTGGTCGTGGAGCGACGCAGCGACGCCTGCGGAACTACCATGTTACCATGATTGGTTTTTGCAGTGGGATTGGCACCGGTCTGTTTGTGGGAACAGGCGCCGCCTATGCCAAGGCCGGTCCGGCTGGCTTGCTGCTGGCATATATCGTCGTGGGCTTGGTGCTATGGTGCGTGATGCAGAGCATCGGCGAGCTGGCCACCCTGCTACCCACAGCCGGATCCTTCCCTCATTGGGCCACTCGCTTCATCGATCCGGCTGTCGGGTTCTCACTAGCCATCTCATATGGATACTGCTATACCATTGCCATCGCCTCGGAGGTctccgctgctgctgttaTCGTCTCCTATTGGACCGACCTGACACCGGCCGTGGTCATCACCGTGGGTCTAGTACTGATCCTGGCCAGCAATCTGATGAGTGTGCGTTTCTATGGGGAAACAGAAGTCTTTGGGGGTGCGGTCAAGGTCCTTTGCTTCCTCGGCTTAGTGATTGTATCGATTGTGATCACGGCGGGTGGAGCGAATAACGATAGCATCGGTTTCCGCTATTGGAACGATCCTGGACCGTGGACGAACTATAACGGTATCACCGGTCCCACGGGACACTTCCTGGGCTTTCTGTCGTCCTTTGTCAACGCCTCATTTAGCTTCATTGGTGTCGAAACCGTTGTTATCACCGCCGCCGAGTCAGTCAACCCCCACCATGCCATCCCGAAGGCGGCTCGCCGTGTGACATACCGTATCGCCTTCTTCTATATCCTCGGTGCCCTCCTGATTGGAATCATTGTCGATCCACGTAACCCAGCTCTCGTCTCGGGCTCTGATAACGCGAACAGCTCACCATTCGTGATCGCCATCAAGGAGGCCGGCATCAATGCCTTGCCGTCGATTGTCAATGCATGCATTCTGGTTGCGGCATGGTCCGCCGGTAATTCGTACTGCTGGGTGGGCTCTCGCATGATTGTGGCCATGACAACAGACCACCAGTTACCGCAAGTCTTTGGCCGCGTCACCAAGAAAGGTGTGCCCTACGTTGCCGTCATTACGGCTTGGCTGTTTGGGCCATTGGCGTACCTGA GTCTCGGCTCTGGCGGTGCGGCACAGGCATTTACCTGGCTTCTGAATCTCAGCACAGTCGCTGGTCTGATCGCATGGGCAACGCTCTCCTTCTGCTACATTCGTTTCCACTCTGCGATGAAAGCGCAGGGTGTCTCTCGTGATACCCTTCCGTGGAAGGCGCCGCTGCAACCCTATGCTGCCTGGGTCGGATTCATTGGCTCGACCATCATCGTTCTAGTCGCGGGATTTCCCGTCTTCTTAAAGGGTAATTGGTCGTCGTCGGACTTTGTGGCATCGTACATCGGCATTCCCATCTTCATTGTGCCGATCATTGGATGGAAGCTCTTCAAACGTACTAAG TTTGTCCGATCGGCTGAGATAGATTTGTGGTCGGGCCGTCTgcaagaaggggaaatcCTGGTGCAACAACGGGTTCCTCGGAACCTTTGGGAGCGCTTTGTCGACTGGCttgtttga